A genomic window from Bacillota bacterium includes:
- the crcB gene encoding fluoride efflux transporter CrcB — protein MNSFLFVGLGGIAGAISRYTISKWADYRWPGWFPTGTFIVNVLGSFLLGLLVGFNLMGHPLLDNHYLFLGTGFMGSFTTFSTFSVEVVGLLKREKFPLALRYPLFTLLAGISAAALGIAASGYLVS, from the coding sequence TTGAATTCCTTTTTATTTGTGGGGCTTGGTGGAATTGCGGGCGCCATTAGCCGGTACACTATAAGTAAGTGGGCTGATTACCGGTGGCCGGGCTGGTTTCCCACCGGCACTTTTATAGTCAATGTTTTGGGTTCATTTTTATTGGGTTTGCTGGTAGGCTTTAACTTGATGGGCCACCCTTTATTGGATAACCATTATTTGTTCCTGGGGACTGGGTTTATGGGCAGCTTTACAACGTTTTCTACTTTTTCCGTAGAGGTGGTTGGTTTATTAAAGAGAGAGAAGTTTCCTTTAGCCCTACGTTACCCTTTATTTACCTTATTGGCAGGGATATCCGCCGCTGCTCTTGGTATTGCGGCGTCAGGTTACCTGGTGAGTTAA
- a CDS encoding LysM peptidoglycan-binding domain-containing protein — protein sequence MKKTQFTLLLTFLLITASFSLAANAMAAEHLVAKGESLYQIAQRYNTSVDTLENGNGLSNSNIYAGQVLWVPQYHYVSPGESLYLIGKKYGIRYSEIVRNNGLTTTDVYPGQKLYIPEQNATTSRGWGARLSSVDMDILARIITAEADSESFLTKVAVGAVVLNRVRSNDFPNTIGQVVYHVDETGRYQFEPVLNGWINRPASQQAILAAKEALKGWDPTNGALYFWESWVQNSFLNQRPTSVILDAFTFTQ from the coding sequence TTCTACTCACGTTTTTGTTAATCACTGCTTCCTTTAGTTTGGCAGCAAATGCAATGGCCGCCGAACACTTAGTTGCAAAAGGTGAAAGCTTGTACCAGATTGCTCAACGTTATAACACATCTGTGGATACCCTAGAAAACGGAAACGGTCTCAGCAACTCAAATATCTATGCAGGCCAAGTATTGTGGGTTCCCCAATATCATTATGTGTCTCCCGGTGAAAGTCTGTACCTGATTGGAAAAAAGTATGGTATTCGGTACAGTGAAATTGTACGTAATAACGGATTAACCACGACTGACGTTTACCCCGGGCAAAAACTGTATATTCCGGAGCAAAATGCAACAACCTCCCGGGGGTGGGGAGCCAGGCTTTCCTCGGTAGATATGGATATCCTGGCCAGGATAATTACTGCAGAAGCCGATTCTGAGTCGTTTCTCACCAAGGTTGCCGTAGGAGCAGTTGTCCTCAACAGGGTGCGGAGCAATGATTTTCCCAATACCATAGGACAGGTTGTGTACCACGTCGATGAGACAGGACGGTATCAATTTGAGCCGGTATTAAACGGGTGGATAAACCGGCCTGCTTCACAACAGGCTATCCTTGCGGCAAAAGAAGCTCTAAAAGGCTGGGATCCCACAAATGGTGCTTTATACTTTTGGGAATCATGGGTGCAAAATTCCTTTTTAAACCAGCGTCCCACCAGCGTTATCTTGGATGCCTTTACCTTCACTCAGTAG
- a CDS encoding small acid-soluble spore protein, whose translation MSHKKDNDKLRTVRLMDALNWETAKELGLEETGVSLGKTVQEREGNFDEVVDRAEDAVVEEGDRKTRLNLKDEGKEG comes from the coding sequence ATGAGCCACAAAAAAGATAATGATAAACTCCGTACAGTGCGTTTGATGGATGCCTTAAATTGGGAAACAGCTAAAGAATTAGGTCTGGAAGAAACGGGAGTGAGTCTTGGAAAAACGGTACAAGAAAGGGAAGGTAATTTTGATGAAGTTGTTGATAGGGCTGAAGACGCGGTTGTGGAAGAAGGGGATAGGAAAACGCGCCTGAATCTAAAGGATGAGGGTAAAGAAGGGTAA
- the crcB gene encoding fluoride efflux transporter CrcB: MQYISIGAGGFFGAVCRYYLSIVVTSSHDGFPLETLVVNLLGSFALGFFITLTISYWNINPNLRLAIATGFWGSFTTYSTFAVGTVNLLSAGHYVVAVTYILASFIGSFIFTFTGIYWAEWIERKTERMVDVD, from the coding sequence ATTCAGTATATTAGTATCGGGGCAGGCGGTTTTTTTGGAGCAGTATGCCGCTATTATTTAAGTATCGTCGTAACCAGTAGTCATGATGGATTTCCACTGGAAACATTAGTTGTAAACCTACTTGGTAGTTTTGCCCTGGGTTTTTTTATCACGTTAACAATAAGTTATTGGAATATTAATCCAAACCTAAGATTAGCGATAGCTACCGGTTTTTGGGGATCCTTTACCACCTATTCAACCTTTGCTGTGGGTACAGTAAACCTTTTAAGTGCCGGTCATTATGTAGTTGCAGTTACTTATATACTGGCAAGCTTTATCGGGAGTTTCATATTCACATTTACCGGTATCTATTGGGCGGAATGGATAGAAAGGAAGACAGAGAGGATGGTTGATGTCGATTGA
- a CDS encoding trimethylamine methyltransferase encodes MKQLLTNTHRPFMNILSEEQVKSIHGAALEIITSIGIKIPDDEALQIMRDAGAFVDKDQRVKVPEFLVADALNTAPSRVVLSNQKGEHCLFLEQGKTYFGPGSDTIYTHDPNTGERRRVQINDIGNFAKVCDALPNISYVMSMGNPEDVPRHLVYIYEFAQMIKNSNLPIIFCSRDSRDTETIWEIALAVYGGNEKQLEQNPFMLNYIEPVSPLKFPRTSAQKLITSARKNIPIACPSGANTGTGAPITMAGALAIGIAESLFGLVLQQLVRKGAPFVFGPSVSVMDQRTTIVSYGCPEWALTQGALADIGRFYDLPTWAYAGSTDAKRIDAQAGIEATLSVFAALACRCSLVHDVGYIEYGTTSSLEQLVMTNEIIDMARYFMDGIEVNDNTLALDVIDRCRDSSSFLMDDHTLQYFKTAQWYPTLLDRQNYPAWEKAGGLTMEERLRFKVKRILDNYQPDSKPDHIIKRIDEILQAAT; translated from the coding sequence TTGAAACAACTATTAACCAATACCCACCGGCCTTTTATGAATATCCTATCAGAAGAACAGGTTAAGTCTATTCACGGAGCTGCCCTGGAAATAATCACATCCATTGGAATTAAGATTCCGGACGATGAAGCGTTGCAAATAATGCGTGATGCAGGTGCCTTTGTGGATAAAGACCAACGGGTGAAGGTACCCGAATTTTTGGTTGCGGATGCGTTAAATACCGCTCCTTCCCGTGTGGTCTTATCCAACCAAAAAGGAGAGCACTGTCTTTTTTTGGAACAAGGGAAAACTTATTTCGGGCCCGGCTCGGACACCATATACACCCATGATCCGAACACCGGTGAGCGTAGAAGGGTGCAGATAAATGACATAGGCAATTTCGCTAAAGTTTGCGATGCCCTGCCCAACATTTCATATGTTATGTCTATGGGTAATCCGGAAGACGTTCCTCGCCATCTGGTATATATATATGAATTTGCTCAAATGATCAAAAACAGCAACCTGCCCATTATTTTCTGTTCCCGTGACAGCCGGGACACCGAAACAATCTGGGAAATTGCCCTAGCCGTATACGGCGGAAATGAAAAGCAGTTAGAACAAAATCCATTCATGCTAAATTACATTGAACCAGTATCACCATTAAAGTTTCCACGTACTTCAGCACAAAAACTTATTACCAGCGCCAGAAAAAACATCCCTATAGCTTGCCCTTCAGGTGCCAACACCGGAACCGGCGCTCCCATTACCATGGCCGGGGCACTAGCCATCGGTATAGCTGAATCTCTTTTTGGCCTGGTATTGCAGCAATTGGTGCGTAAAGGGGCTCCCTTTGTTTTCGGACCCAGTGTTTCAGTAATGGATCAGCGGACTACCATAGTCTCCTACGGGTGCCCAGAGTGGGCATTAACTCAAGGTGCCCTGGCAGACATAGGCCGCTTTTACGATCTGCCCACATGGGCTTATGCCGGATCCACAGATGCCAAACGCATTGACGCTCAAGCCGGCATCGAAGCAACTTTATCTGTATTTGCCGCCCTGGCCTGCCGGTGTAGCCTAGTACACGATGTTGGGTACATCGAATACGGAACAACATCATCCCTTGAACAATTGGTAATGACCAATGAAATTATCGACATGGCCAGATACTTTATGGATGGCATAGAGGTTAACGACAACACTTTGGCCCTGGATGTTATAGACAGGTGCAGAGACTCGTCTTCTTTCTTAATGGATGATCATACACTGCAATATTTCAAAACGGCACAGTGGTATCCTACTCTTTTGGACCGGCAAAACTACCCCGCCTGGGAAAAGGCCGGCGGTTTAACCATGGAAGAACGACTGCGGTTTAAAGTAAAGAGAATATTAGACAATTACCAACCTGATTCCAAGCCGGATCATATTATTAAAAGAATTGACGAGATCCTACAAGCAGCCACCTAG